A single region of the Microlunatus panaciterrae genome encodes:
- the dusB gene encoding tRNA dihydrouridine synthase DusB: MRLGELVVDTPVVLAPMAGITNAAFRQLCREQGAGLYVCEMITSRGIVEGDRKTRAMLSFDPGERVRSVQLYGVDPGTMARATEILCNEYGVGHVDLNFGCPVPKVTRKGGGAALPYKRDRLAAILRETVKAGERYRVPVTMKTRMGIDEDHLTFLDAGRIAQEAGCAAIALHGRTARQAYSGQANWDAIAELVQAVDIPVLGNGDIWEASDALRMVQHTGAAGVVVGRGCLGRPWLFRDLADAFAGKETRTLPTLGEVAIMVRRHGELLAALAGEQHGLTDLRKHMAWYFKGFPVGGDLRRGLGMISSFAELDRLLGQLDPDVPFPVAELGIPRGRQGTPRDRVALPAGWLDDTSGRDLDLGAAEVGISGG; the protein is encoded by the coding sequence CTGTGCCGCGAGCAAGGGGCGGGTCTCTACGTCTGCGAGATGATCACCTCCCGGGGCATCGTCGAGGGCGACCGCAAGACCCGGGCGATGCTGTCCTTCGACCCGGGGGAGCGGGTCCGCTCAGTCCAGCTCTACGGCGTCGATCCGGGGACGATGGCCCGGGCGACCGAGATCCTGTGCAACGAGTACGGCGTGGGCCATGTCGACCTCAACTTCGGCTGCCCAGTGCCCAAGGTCACCCGCAAGGGTGGCGGTGCTGCCCTTCCGTACAAGAGGGACCGGCTGGCTGCCATTCTGCGGGAGACCGTCAAGGCGGGCGAGCGTTATCGGGTGCCGGTCACCATGAAGACCCGGATGGGCATCGACGAAGATCATCTGACGTTCCTCGACGCGGGCCGGATCGCCCAGGAGGCCGGATGTGCCGCCATTGCTCTGCATGGTCGAACCGCCAGGCAGGCCTACTCCGGTCAGGCGAACTGGGACGCCATCGCGGAGCTGGTGCAGGCGGTCGACATTCCGGTGCTCGGCAACGGTGACATCTGGGAGGCGTCCGACGCGCTGCGGATGGTGCAGCACACCGGTGCCGCGGGTGTCGTCGTCGGTCGTGGTTGCCTGGGTCGACCCTGGCTGTTCCGCGACCTGGCCGATGCCTTTGCCGGCAAGGAGACCCGGACGTTGCCGACCCTGGGCGAGGTGGCGATCATGGTCCGCCGGCACGGTGAGCTGCTCGCCGCTCTCGCCGGTGAGCAGCACGGGCTGACGGACCTCCGCAAGCACATGGCCTGGTATTTCAAAGGGTTCCCGGTCGGCGGAGACCTCCGTCGCGGGCTGGGAATGATCTCAAGCTTCGCTGAGCTTGATCGGCTGCTGGGGCAGCTCGACCCAGACGTCCCGTTCCCGGTCGCCGAGCTCGGCATCCCCCGCGGCAGGCAGGGAACTCCGCGGGACAGGGTCGCGCTGCCTGCGGGTTGGCTGGACGATACCTCGGGCCGCGATCTTGATCTTGGAGCCGCCGAGGTCGGGATCTCCGGTGGCTGA